From Primulina tabacum isolate GXHZ01 chromosome 2, ASM2559414v2, whole genome shotgun sequence, one genomic window encodes:
- the LOC142537614 gene encoding uncharacterized protein LOC142537614 has product MIQPTEEEVWRVFVDGALNLSGCGVGVVIVAPFGEKIKLALRIDSRVTNNEAEYEAVLSGLQAAQEVGASRVIIYSDSQLVAQQIKGAYEAKDEKMLKYLKLIIARAATFTDWSIEQIPQGENEEADSLAKLAASMSEVNTREIMCFTRLVLSVDEASPTQINSWMTPLIEYIVHAKLPIDRVQALKVKKQAPRFTLLNNTLYRRSYLGPLLKCISESEVEYILREIHEGCCGEHLGGMALSRKALLAGFWWPRMDQDAARLVRKCQGCQHHSNLHHRPTASMQPISASCPFDQWGLDIVGPFLMARAQKRFLLVAIDYFFKWVEAEPLARITEDEVIKFLWKSIVCRYGIPRKLISDNGRQFQGKKITSWCHEMKIIQSFTSVAYPQANGQTEVTNRILVKALKARLHGKGKD; this is encoded by the coding sequence ATGATCCAACCAACAGAGGAGGAGGTATGGAGAGTCTTCGTTGATGGCGCTTTAAATCTATCCGGATGCGGAGTTGGAGTGGTCATAGTAGCCCCGTTCGGGGAAAAGATAAAATTGGCCTTGAGAATCGATTCCCGGGTTACAAATAACGAAGCTGAATATGAAGCTGTTTTGTCAGGATTACAAGCCGCCCAAGAAGTGGGAGCCTCCCGAGTAATTATTTACTCTGATTCTCAGTTGGTTGCACAACAAATTAAGGGTGCTTACGAGGCCAAAGATGAAAAAATGCTCAAATACTTGAAACTCATAATAGCCCGAGCTGCCACTTTTACCGACTGGAGCATCGAACAAATACCCCAGGGAGAGAATGAGGAAGCTGATAGTCTGGCCAAGTTAGCTGCTTCTATGTCCGAAGTAAATACCCGGGAAATCATGTGTTTTACCCGATTGGTACTATCTGTTGATGAGGCATCACCTACCCAAATAAATTCATGGATGACTCCCCTAATTGAATACATAGTTCATGCCAAGCTTCCGATTGACCGAGTTCAAGCTTTAAAGGTAAAGAAGCAAGCACCCAGGTTCACTCTATTGAACAACACTCTTTACAGGCGATCATACCTGGGTCCTCTATTGAAATGTATCTCAGAAAGTGAAGTAGAGTACATCCTCCGGGAAATTCATGAAGGATGCTGTGGAGAACACTTGGGAGGGATGGCCCTGTCTCGGAAAGCCCTATTAGCAGGATTTTGGTGGCCCCGGATGGATCAAGATGCCGCCAGACTAGTCCGAAAATGCCAAGGTTGCCAACACCATTCCAATCTTCACCATCGCCCAACTGCAAGTATGCAACCAATCTCCGCCTCATGCCCTTTTGATCAATGGGGTCTAGATATAGTGGGCCCCTTCCTAATGGCCCGGGCACAAAAAAGATTTCTTCTAGTGGCTATTGATTATTTCTTCAAGTGGGTGGAAGCTGAGCCATTAGCCAGGATTACTGAAGACGAAGTTATAAAATTTCTTTGGAAAAGCATTGTTTGCAGATACGGCATCCCTAGGAAGCTAATTTCCGACAATGGAAGACAATTCCAGGGAAAAAAGATCACCTCCTGGTGTCATGAAATGAAGATTATTCAATCCTTCACCTCAGTAGCCTACCCTCAGGCTAATGGCCAGACGGAAGTAACTAACAGGATCCTCGTGAAAGCACTGAAAGCCCGGCTCCACGGAAAAGGAAAAGATTAG